The Candidatus Poribacteria bacterium genome contains the following window.
TAAGGTTCTACCTCTCAGGGGAGAGGATCACCCGGCTCGAGGCCGAATCGGGCAGGAGCTACACTGTGCTGATATCCGGTGCGGACGAGATGGGCAACGAGATAAAGCTCGAATCCCCCAGATGCGAGGTGCGCGGGGATGTAGGTGAGATGTCCCAGGAGGGCGACCTGATAAGCTTCCTCGCCACCTTCATCGGCAGCGGTAAGATATGGGCTTCATCGGGCGGCGTCTCGGCCGAGATACCGGTCAAGGTCGAGCCTGAAAGGATAACGATCGGCAGGGAAGGGGGTAGGATCAAATGCGCCGAGATGGAGCTGATCCTCCCACCGGGGGCGATCGACGGCGGGACGGAGATAAGATTCTCCATCGTTCCCCCTTTCGGGTTCAGCCGGAACGAGAGGGTTTACAGCAGGGTCTACCGGATCGAGCCTGAGGGGATGATACTTCACAGGCCCGCTTCGCTCATGATACGTCCCAACCGTCCCGTGGAGACTGAAACGGTGGTCCCGGCCTTCTGGGACGACTTCTCCGAGAGATGGGTTAAACTGGCCGGCAGGTGTATCGGCGATGGGGTGGAGATCGCCGTTAACCATCTCGGCACTTTCGCCCTCGTTTCAGGCAGGGAGTTTCGGATTAGGGGCGATCTTAGGGTGGAGGATGTGAAGATATGGCCCAATCCCTTTTACGCCCCCGATGTCAACAGGATGTCGATAGGATACACGCTCATAACGCCCGACGGCGGCCCGGCTGAGGTGACGATGAGGCTGATCGGGATGAATGGGGTGGTGGCGACGATCGTGAAGGAAGTCGCCAGATATCCGGGACGCAACCTTGAGATGTGGGATTGCAGGGATAAGGACGGCGATCTGGTTCACAACGGCAGATATTTCCTGATCATTACCGCATCACATTCCGGGAGGTCCTTCTCGGTCCGGAGGGTGGTCGTCGTATTCAAGTAGCTTGAGGGGGAATCCGCCGTGGATGTGCCGGTAACCTGCGAACATCCAGCTTTTCCTCAGTTCGTTATCGGGGAAGTGCTGGACGAGGTAAGATGGATTCGGGGCTATTCCTTTGAGATACTTAACCTGCCAGATGTATACCTCATCGTTTCTGTAGACAAGTGTGAAGTGGGATGAAGGATGGTTCAACAATAGAAGCTGAATAATAAGGGAACGATAGCCATATTCCGGAAGGAGAAACCCACGCCAACGCTCTCGTTTCGATGGAGATTTGAAGAGAATCAAAGCCCTTTTCGCAGAAGGGGAATCCGATTTAAGCTCAACCCCTCTATACCAGATATACTTAATGGGAAAAACATCGCTGCCCCTAACCAAGCTGGCCTCTTCAGGCTTGACCTTGGAAAACCTCACCTCGATTATCTCTCCCTGTGAGGCGATGGGGGATAGGCGAAGAACATCCTTTTCGATTCCACTCCTCAGGGGTGTCAATGGTATCAACCGAAAGAGCCTATCGAACTTCTCATCAGAGCCCAAAGCGGATATCATATCCAGCCTCTTCAAGTCAGAATAGCTGAGGACGATATGCGTGACTCCTCGACTTTTCAAAAATTCCAGAGCCTCCCTCTCTGATTAAGCGCAAAAGAGGCTGAGGCTGATGGGCTGATCTCAGGTTCTCTGTAATCTGCTACCATAACTATGAACCATCCCCAAAATCCAAGACGAAAAGGGTAAAATGGGATAGGAGGAATGGAAATGGCTAGGAGGGGGTTGGTATATCTATTGCCCCGGAGTACGGCGAGGTTTGCCGGAAGCTTATTAGCAGTTACCTTCTTATTACTTAGCTGGTCTGCCCAACATGGAGGGGCAAGTTATAAGCTTGCTTTCATCGCTGGAGGTGGGGTCCGCCTCATAAATCCGGATGGAGCTGATGTGAGACAAATCACAATACCTAGCGTTTCCTCTCCAGGCCATCCATCATTCTCACCAGATGGCAGATGGATCGTCTTCGAAGCATCCGCCGTACAGGGTGCCCCAACGGACATATTCATGATGGATATCAACGGAAGGAATCTGAAAAATCTGACCGATACGCCCATGGATTGGGAACGAAACCCCTCTTGGCCGCCGGATGGGAGGAGGATAGCTTTCATCTCGGAGATGGCGATCCACATCTTGGATCTGGAAACAGGACAGCGCAAAAGGATATCGCCTCCGAACTCTTGTGACTTTTATCCCTCATGGTCTCCCGATGGTAAGAAGATACTTTTTGAGTCGATTCTATCCGGAAACGCTGAGATATTCATATGCGATGCCGATGGGAGAAATAGAAGGAGGCTGACCAATCATCCCTCCTCGGATCAACAACCTGTCTTCACCCCCGATGGTAAGAAGGTGGTGTTCGTGTCCAGGAGAGAAGATACCCCCTCGCTTTTCGTTTTGAACCTAACGGGGAGGGAAGTGAAGCGGCTGCCTGTAGGAGGGAAGGTCGTTGCTACTTGGAGGCCAGCTGTGTTACCAGATGGCGGGGTGATAACCTTTAAGGGGAAGGAAGCTTGGTCTCCCGACGGAAAGAAGATCAGCTTCACAACCAGAATCCTTCCACTTAAGGGAGAGATATGGTTTTTGGATCTTGAAAGTGGTGAAACGAGAAAGATAACAGATGGGGTAGGAGCCTGCTGGTCACCTGATGGGAGAAGGATAGCTTTCACGAGGTATAAAAATCAGAATGATCCTGATATCTTCATCTGCGACGTGGATGGGGAGGATGCGATCGATCTGACTAATCGCACCACGAAAGAGAGGTCACCGATATTCACGCCTGATGGGGACAGGCTGCTTTTTCTCTCGAATATGTTTGATCATACCAGGTGGGATATAGCGGTTATGGATCTTGAGACAAGGCACATCAGGAGGATTCTCGTTGATCCGAGGATATCGATCGTGTGTTGGGACAGGTTGGCCGTTTCCCCGGATGGGCGTAGGATCTTCTTTAGCGGTAGGGAAGGAGATGCTCCGTGGGATCTCTACTCGATAGACTTCGGGGGTAAGGGTCTGGTTAATCTGACTAAGACCCCTTTCGTCAATGAGTTCTATCCCCACTGTTCCCCGTTTTTGGGTGAGATGGAGGTGGGACCGTTAGATAACCGTTAGATAAGAGATTAACCCTTTGGGGGATGTTGAAGGTGGGATTTCAATTTTCCAAGTAAGATAGGCATTGTATTGGTTCGACGTCCCGGCGGCGGAGGATGTGAAGATACTAGGGGTTGTCGATGCTGCTGCTACGCCAGGCCTAACTGCCCGAAATGGGGCACTTTTAGGGTGCATGTGCACGATTTGGGGCACTTATCTTATCCGCGGGCCGCATTAAATCGGATCTCATCACTGGCACGGTTGTTGCGTAATCCTTCTTGATAATCCGGGAGGTGAGATGATATGTGGGTTTACAGTCTTGCTTTGCTCTGTCTTATTTGGACTTCGGGGGAAACTGGGAGCTGCCGATTGACGACGCCATAACGTTTAAACCGGGCGGATACGCATATGTGGAGGACAACGGCGATTTCGATCCCATAAAGGAGGGTATGACGATCGAGGCGTGGATATTGATCGAGGAGCCGCCCAGGGATTGGCGTGAAGCTCAAGTTGTGATCGCAAAGCCCGACTCTTATGTCATACTGCTCAGAGGGAAGGATCCACATTCACCCCTCGATGCCGATCTGCCAGAGGGCGCAACCTTCGTGAGCTTTTGGACCTGCCGGAGGCCAAATTCATGGGGCGGCTTCACCACCTTGATGAGAGGTGGCCAATCTCCCGCCGGCAGATAGATACATATCGCCTTTCAGATCAAGGGAGTGCTTAGTAACGGGTTCGTGGATGGATGGTCACATGGGATGAACACATCTGACGCTCCTCCATTTGAAAACAACGAGCCTCTTTTCATAGGCGGAGTGAAACCTACCTTGGAAGGGCAGATACCATGGAGTTCGGGAAGCAGAACCTTTAAGGGGATGATAGATGAGGTGCGGATATCAGAGGGGCTGCGATACCCCTTTCAGTTGAGAGCCGTGAAGATTAACCCTGAAAGACGCTTCAAAGACGATTCCAAGACGATAGCGTTGTGGCATTTCGATAAGATATTGTGGGGCAAGCGTCTTGCCGAGCTCGACAGGGGGAACGCCCGCGAGTACTACTCGCGTATCGCCAGATCTTACATGAGGATCGGAGATCTCGACTCGGCGATGAAGATGGCCAGGGAGGTGATCGCACACAGCCCGAGGAATCCCGAAGGATATCGGCTGGCGGCGGAGATCGCCGGGCGGAAAGGCGATTATAAGGGGGCGATCGATAACCTCAAACAGGCCGTCCGACTCCGCCCTGAATCCACCGAGCTACGAAGGGATCTGGCGGAGATCTGTGTCAAAGCGGGCGATTACCGTCTGGCCATCGAGCAATATTGGCGCTGGACGCGGTGACGCTCTATCAGATCGGCGCGGCGTTCGCCGAGATAAACGAGCCGGATCGCGCCCTCCGGACCTTCTGGAAGGTGGTCGAGATGCCCAAGCCCGCCGCTACCGTTCAAAAGCGTAAGACGACAGGGAGCCTTCCTTCCTACGGCACCTTGGTCCCCGCCGGCGTCAATCGGTTCCTGCTGCCACAGAGGTTGACAAATCAGATAGGGAGACGATATGGAACCGCGGGACGGCCCTGGACGCCGAGCAATTTCGAGGAGGCACAGGCGGGAGCGCTGGCACGGATCGTCATGATATCCGCCATGGAGGGTAAACTGAACGATCTGATCACACAGCTCGAAACTAAGGCGAGGGAGAACCCGAATGACCTGAAGGTTCTTGAGAGGCTCGTTCAGATCTACATGCTCACCGAGGAGAACGATAAAGCCCTGAAGGCCGTCAAGCGCATGGCCTCCCTTTCGCCCGACGATCCGACGTATCAATACCTGGTGTTCACACTCTCGCTGCGAAGATCCGATGAGGAATCGGCTGAAAAGGCGCTGAAGAAGCTGAAAGAGATCGACCCACAGACATGGCTCTCCTGTCTCGCCACCTACACATCTCACCTCGAAAGGCGGGGGATGCCGGAGAAGGCTCAGAAGATGCTCCCCGATATCGAATCCATAGAGATAAAAAGCCCGCAGTCGGGTTTGACGCTCGTCATATCGCTCGCCCGGGCGGGTAAACCTGATCTTGCCAGGAGGATATTCGATGGTATCTCCGTCTCGGACGTCCGTGCGATGGCCGGCTCCCTGAAGACCGCTCCCATTCCGACGATTTACATCGACGCATGCCAAAACCTCATCACCGCCTATCTGCGCGAGGGGAGGATGAAGGAGGCCGTCGATTTCCTCTGGGAAACCCTTGAGCGGACGAAACCGGAGATATCGACGGGCCGATATTTGACCCCTCTCTCTTACGCCCCGATCTCATACTCCGGCTATACCCCCGTCAACACCGCTTTCCCCTCCTCGAACCTCTACTACGACGATAACCGGATGAGGCTTTTGAAGGAGATCTTCATACGGCTTTGGATCAGGAATCAGCTTGAGCCGCTATATGCGAAGTTCCAGGCCGAGTTCGATGGGGCGGAGGGCAGGGATCGGATATTTCCCGGACTGGCCCTGAGCTACTTCTACTGGTGGGAGGGGAAGCGCGAGAAGGCCCAGGAGATACTCGCACAAATTCAAAGGGAGAATCCGGATGATCTCACCCTTAAGCTCAACGCCGCCTTCGTCTCCATCAATACGGGCAAACACAGGGAGGCGATAGACCTGCTGAGTCAAATCGCCGATGAGGATCCCAGGCATCGCGGCCGATACTACGATCTTATCCTCCAGTTGGCCACCTATATGGGCGATACGGTCAAGATTCGGGAGGTTCTATCGAAGCTGCTCAGCTCCTTCGCCACCGAGCGCGAGCTTTATCAGTATTCGCGGAAGCTCCAACAGGGAGGCTTGACTCAGTACGCCATAGCGGCCGCTAAAAAAGCGATGAAGCTGGCGATGTGGAAGGGCGATCCGAACTTCATGATGGAGCTGAGCCGACATCTGGAAGATCTGGGAAGGGGCCAGGATGCCGCCATCCTGGCCGAGCGGGCGGTACGGCTTATGAACTGGAGCGGATATGGTCGGATGATGAGCGGCTATTATTACGGGCAGGCGCTGAACCTGATCCGCGGCAGCAGAGCCTCCAAGGAGAGGGAGGCACGACTGATCGAGATCGCCGGGAAAAACCCCGATTCCTTCCGTGCGCAGCTCGATCTAGCCACCTATTATGAGAGCATCAAGCAGTTCGACAAGGCGTCCCTATATTTCAAAAGGGCGCTCGAGTTGCGTCCGAAGGATATCAGCACGCGCATGCGATACGCACAGATGCTGGGGCAGGCCGGCAAGCTCGCTGAAGCGGTCGAACAGTACACGATCCTACTCAGAGAACGTCCGAACATCCTCGGCTATAACTACTGGGAGGTTACGAACCTTTTCTTCCAGGCGGGTAAGGTGGATGAGCTCGTCTCGCTGACGAAGGATATGATGAGACCCACCGTCGGGACGAACTTCAGCTTATCCTTCGCCTATTCGGTAGCAGACCGATGTCTGCAGAACAACAGGCCGAGAGAGGCCGTGGAGATATATGAGAGAGTGTTGGAGATAAACCCAAATGACTCCTATGCATGCCGCCAGCTCGCAACCGCTTACGCCTCGGCAGGGGAGCGGGAGAGAGCGATTCAGTTCATCAGGGAGAAGCTGGAATCGGATGACCCGATGATCGCTCAGGACACATACTTAAGATCCCATTTGGCGATGAAGTTGATAGAGCTGTATGAGAGATCAGGTGATATCGCCTCGTTGGCGGAGGAATATGAGGGCAAGCTGACCTCGAATCCCGACGACAGGTTCCTCAACTACGTCGTCGCCATGATAAAGATAAGAAGGGGGGATCTCGAGGGAGCCGATGCGCTCGTCGAAAAACTGATGGGCGGGACCGCCCCTCTCAGCTCCAATTGGCTACTCTCGCTGGCGGATGCCTATCGCAAGGTGGGCGATAGAAAGCGGGAGATCCGGCTGCTTGAGCGGGCAGCGGGAGGTGAACTTTACAGCTCGTATGAGCTCACCCGGATCTATGAGAGGCTCGGGACGCTCTACGCTCAGTCGGGGGATAAGGAGAGGGCGAAGGGGATCTTCCGCAAGATGGCCGGCATCACGCTTATGAGAAACAACAACCCCTGGGATAAACGGCGGCTGGCCGATCTATTCAGGCAGAACGAGATGTGGGAGGAGGCCAAGGCGATGTACATGGAGATAATGAACGATCCCTTAGCGTATCGGTTCTTCCGCGATGAGGCCCAGCGTCAACTGGTGGAGATCGAGAAACGCATATCAGGGGTGTCCGCGACGACACGGATCGAGAGGAAGACCTCACGGATGAGCGTGGGCGTCAAACGATCGCTGGCCCAGCAATACATGCAGCGGAACGAGCTCGACAAGGCGAGGAAATTGCTGCTGCAGATCGTCAAAGAGGTGCCTGAGGATTACGAGTCGCAGAGGATGCTCGCCCAGATCTACTCCCGAGAGGGCGAGCACGAGAGAGCGATAGCCCTGTGGAAGACCCTGCTGAAGGTCGATCCCGAAAACACGAGATACCAGGACGGCCTCATAGAGGCGTATCAGTCGGCGGGCAGGCTCGACGAGGCGCTCAAGCTCGCCCAGGGGTATCTCAAGAAAAACCCCGATAGCTTCAACTACGCCCGTCTGGGACGGATCTACACCTCCTGTGGCAGGGTCGACGATGCCATCGAGGCATATCGCAAATCCATCGAGCTCAACCCCGGCGATCAGCGCGTCCATCAGGAGCTCGCCCGACTTTACATGCGTAAAGGCGATCTTGAATCGGCCGAGCGATCCTTCAGGGAGGCGCTGAAATACACCGGACAGGACTGGCAGCGACGGCAGATCCAGCGACAGATAATGGAGATATACCGGCGACAGGGGAAACTCGAGGAGATGTTCCAGAAGGCGGAACAGGAGGACAGGATGACGTTCGACATGTGGCAGGAACGGGCGCGATACTACCTGAACCGGGGCGATCTGGAGAAGGCGGCTGCCTCTTACAGGAGGGCGATGGATATGGCGACGCAGAGCTGGGATCGGGAGAACGTCGCCAACGAGCTGATAG
Protein-coding sequences here:
- a CDS encoding PD40 domain-containing protein, translated to MRQITIPSVSSPGHPSFSPDGRWIVFEASAVQGAPTDIFMMDINGRNLKNLTDTPMDWERNPSWPPDGRRIAFISEMAIHILDLETGQRKRISPPNSCDFYPSWSPDGKKILFESILSGNAEIFICDADGRNRRRLTNHPSSDQQPVFTPDGKKVVFVSRREDTPSLFVLNLTGREVKRLPVGGKVVATWRPAVLPDGGVITFKGKEAWSPDGKKISFTTRILPLKGEIWFLDLESGETRKITDGVGACWSPDGRRIAFTRYKNQNDPDIFICDVDGEDAIDLTNRTTKERSPIFTPDGDRLLFLSNMFDHTRWDIAVMDLETRHIRRILVDPRISIVCWDRLAVSPDGRRIFFSGREGDAPWDLYSIDFGGKGLVNLTKTPFVNEFYPHCSPFLGEMEVGPLDNR
- a CDS encoding tetratricopeptide repeat protein — translated: MLSNGFVDGWSHGMNTSDAPPFENNEPLFIGGVKPTLEGQIPWSSGSRTFKGMIDEVRISEGLRYPFQLRAVKINPERRFKDDSKTIALWHFDKILWGKRLAELDRGNAREYYSRIARSYMRIGDLDSAMKMAREVIAHSPRNPEGYRLAAEIAGRKGDYKGAIDNLKQAVRLRPESTELRRDLAEICVKAGDYRLAIEQYWRWTR
- a CDS encoding tetratricopeptide repeat protein yields the protein MALDAVTLYQIGAAFAEINEPDRALRTFWKVVEMPKPAATVQKRKTTGSLPSYGTLVPAGVNRFLLPQRLTNQIGRRYGTAGRPWTPSNFEEAQAGALARIVMISAMEGKLNDLITQLETKARENPNDLKVLERLVQIYMLTEENDKALKAVKRMASLSPDDPTYQYLVFTLSLRRSDEESAEKALKKLKEIDPQTWLSCLATYTSHLERRGMPEKAQKMLPDIESIEIKSPQSGLTLVISLARAGKPDLARRIFDGISVSDVRAMAGSLKTAPIPTIYIDACQNLITAYLREGRMKEAVDFLWETLERTKPEISTGRYLTPLSYAPISYSGYTPVNTAFPSSNLYYDDNRMRLLKEIFIRLWIRNQLEPLYAKFQAEFDGAEGRDRIFPGLALSYFYWWEGKREKAQEILAQIQRENPDDLTLKLNAAFVSINTGKHREAIDLLSQIADEDPRHRGRYYDLILQLATYMGDTVKIREVLSKLLSSFATERELYQYSRKLQQGGLTQYAIAAAKKAMKLAMWKGDPNFMMELSRHLEDLGRGQDAAILAERAVRLMNWSGYGRMMSGYYYGQALNLIRGSRASKEREARLIEIAGKNPDSFRAQLDLATYYESIKQFDKASLYFKRALELRPKDISTRMRYAQMLGQAGKLAEAVEQYTILLRERPNILGYNYWEVTNLFFQAGKVDELVSLTKDMMRPTVGTNFSLSFAYSVADRCLQNNRPREAVEIYERVLEINPNDSYACRQLATAYASAGERERAIQFIREKLESDDPMIAQDTYLRSHLAMKLIELYERSGDIASLAEEYEGKLTSNPDDRFLNYVVAMIKIRRGDLEGADALVEKLMGGTAPLSSNWLLSLADAYRKVGDRKREIRLLERAAGGELYSSYELTRIYERLGTLYAQSGDKERAKGIFRKMAGITLMRNNNPWDKRRLADLFRQNEMWEEAKAMYMEIMNDPLAYRFFRDEAQRQLVEIEKRISGVSATTRIERKTSRMSVGVKRSLAQQYMQRNELDKARKLLLQIVKEVPEDYESQRMLAQIYSREGEHERAIALWKTLLKVDPENTRYQDGLIEAYQSAGRLDEALKLAQGYLKKNPDSFNYARLGRIYTSCGRVDDAIEAYRKSIELNPGDQRVHQELARLYMRKGDLESAERSFREALKYTGQDWQRRQIQRQIMEIYRRQGKLEEMFQKAEQEDRMTFDMWQERARYYLNRGDLEKAAASYRRAMDMATQSWDRENVANELIGIYARQGKDDEAIGLYEQIFRTSSSGGMSISTSSTGIKVQIGGGRVRDTLINAYKDQGRLGDLLKRFEKKLEENPKDPALLRMVAEIHRVRGEHAKAAEAYWRIYKLGSADVLAFYHAAAEFNRCGEKEKALEMVKSGEAALSTSNWRGDFYFLAALGTICLEGELYDAAIKLFEDALSQSGFYHWGSERVMVYRGLARSYLGAKRYEDAIRTYQQVANVAQSESDRREAEQAIRKIYKESGMYDKLIAKRQQAVKDNPDDPDAYYALGQVYEWNEMYDEAISAYKRADELSPDNKIILESLARMYLARGGDEDLREAKGIYRRLIRLTDTAGERIQKRNVLIDLYKRSGEIDAAISELRNTITSSSNRSEKNAALTGLWDLYVEAKREKEGIAALKELEPQMKGNSTFYELLGDAYREIGDQESANAAYARWIELREAEVNKSGNAWNYDYLARQILDKGVMPRKALELAKRAYNLNLNYYYSPLTLARAYLANGDYEKAVEKLKEGLDRPGGIVEDYVRQTWTEVIKAGRTLKDDQRFAQLVMDLAKLVPEEGKSRLYTDIALASFHRERGDEEKAKAYMNRTGFIMEDAWWIIGPFDNTGGIGYEREFIPEEATQIDLKAEYPGLDGTVKWRKLQDKVFDGFVDLNEIFGGKLDWVTAYAFTTVTSPEERNAQMRIGSDDQIKVWLNGKLVFTYDQARPASIDQDTVTVTLKQGENSILVKVCDEAGYWGFYLRFTDVDGNPLSINR